TCATCTGTAATGATCCGCATGGCTAATAAGCTATTTTTGTTTCAGATTCTTGCACCAACACTCGTATAAGAGAGAGCTATGTCGTGTCTGGAGACGACTGCATAGCTGTCAAGAGTGGTTGGGACCAATACGGTATAAAATTCGGGATGCCAACACAACACTTGAGCATAAGAAAATTTACGTGCATTTCACCGGATAGTGCTGTCATCGCACTTGGGAGCGAAATGTCTGGTGGGATCCAGGACGTTCGAGCAGAAGATATCTACGCCATTAACTCGCAGTCCGGCGTTAGGATCAAAACTGCCCCTGGAAGGGGAGCCTATGTGAAAGATATCTATGTCaggaacatgaacatgaaaacaATGAAGTATGTTTTCTGGATGACTGGTTCATATGGTTCGCATCCTGATGAAGGATATGATCCTAAGGCGATTCCGGTGATAAAGAACATAAATTACATCAATATGGTAGGAAAGAACGTAACTATTGCTGGAAATCTTGCCGGGATCGAGGGGCATCCATTTACGGACATCTGCATTTCAAATGTGACAATTGAGATGGCTAAGAAGAAGAACTCCACTTCTTTTGATGAGAAACCGAAGAAATTGCCCTGGAACTGCACAGATATCAGCGGGACGTCTAATCGTGTGAGCCCGAAGCCCTGTGATTTGTTGGAAGATAAGAAGGTTGAGTGTAGTTTCCCTGCAGATACGCTGGATATCGATAATGTTGAGTTGGAGACATGTCATGTTAGTGTATGATTTTCTTGGATTCGGAGTGTGATTTGAAGCCAATAATTAGCAGAGTTTCTGTGTTTCGACAGATAGTATTTCTTGGCTTCTTCTTTTACATCTCCTGAaagaatatgattttttttacaattatattcaaataataaaatcattttatatAACTTATATATCCGAGTTGTCCTATACTTCGTACTCTTATTATAtactagttactctgcacacgcgatgcgtgtgtgtacaatatttttttatcattatcgatggactaaagtgaaatttgacaaattatggagggactaaattgatatttgaatggttgaaataaaaaaatgtgtgttgaaattaaaaaaaataaaagtgtaatattagtatcatataagggtaaaattggaaaaaaaaagttGATGTCCTCTTTGGGTAGTTATTATCATgtcctcacacttaataatataataataatatagaagtatatatatatatatatatatatatacaagaatGATACGAGGAGAATAATTCTCACCTTATTTttattatcttttatttttcaaccgCTAATTCTTATTGTATTTAAATAACGAGAAAATtagttataataataatatatttttgcaCGAGTACATAAAAATATCCATGTTGTTGATTATACTTTTGGTCTATAAGTTTAACACTTAAATTTTTGTGGTCCTCAATATTTTTTCTCTAATCTTTGAAATTAATACACAGTTAGTCCTTGTTATtaatttgatgtttaaaattaacaatttaatttattttttgggtTTCTTTAAAAGTTTATTACTCAAAACATTAAGCTAAAAAATTAGATGGAGATAAACACTGAGGTGAAAATAAgtcaaaaaattaataatgttttattataCTTTTATAATCACGTCtatgataaaaatttataataatttttaaaatttagataatatatttgtaattatccaatttatttaataattaacaatGTCTATACTATATAATTTgtaaaatagaaatataatttttaatacttctaactataaaaataatatgaattTTTTCAAAACAAAGGAATGTAAAGAGAATCATATgacaattataaataaaatgattCAGATAAAATGTATGTAAGTTACTGACAAAGATAATATGACCAAGagattcaagaaaattatttattcaaaatttgtGTGACAAACAaccataaaaaaatgaaaatagcAAGCCGAAAATAAATACATGCAATATAACTATTTATTACATAATCATTTGAGGAGATTTTGGTTTTAATTTTGGATGAACAAAAATTATCTTTTCAATAAACAAAATATGCGAATCCGAGGCTGAAAAGACAGCGAAAAGTGATCGTCGGTGTCAAGAGATTGCACGGAAAAAGAGCAGCTCATGACATACTTCTAAGAAAATGAGAACATGGATGAATCGATTTCACACCAGAACGAGAGGGATTATGAGAATATGGAGGTTTGCGACTGTACATAAGAGGAAGACATAAAATATTTGATAGGTTTTACTCATATCAACAAGATACATTTTTTATTCGGAGAGGtcgtcacataagaacttcaaaatTAAGTGTGCTTGAGTTGAGACAATTATGAGATTGTTGAGTCCCCGAGAAGTTCCTCAATGTGTATATGAGTGCGGAAAAAAATACGTTGGAAAGACATGTGTTGGTAAAGTGGGGACACTCAACAAATATGAGGGgttataaaatctttaaaaagaGATGTATTTAAATAATGGGAGTTGATATTTACACTCaattttatgttatctacaCTTTCGTCAAATATGGGGCGTTACAGATTTTTAAAAATCgatatgtatttaattaattggaatTGATATTTATACTATCTTTTATGTTATCTACACTCCACTTCTTGTGTAAAATATGTGTCAATTTTTTACAAATGAAGTGTAAACATGAAGTCCCTTGATTAATTTGttcatttattataatgttttatttgatgattatatttgaaaatttttgtaCAAGGATAATAGAATCGATTATAAAAgttaatttaatgaatatttccTAATTTTATTCGCTATAAGAATAAAGAAAtctattataaaaattaattcgatTATGAGTTTGTTAGAAATTTGATACGATGGAGTTATAGTTTTATGAATTCATTACCTATTATAACAATATTATAAGATAAAACTCTAAAGAGTtgactaaaattaaaattattgactataaaaaaacatgtttattaaattttatatgttttggttatatgcaaaaacttgtgtgagacggtctca
This sequence is a window from Primulina tabacum isolate GXHZ01 chromosome 17, ASM2559414v2, whole genome shotgun sequence. Protein-coding genes within it:
- the LOC142531363 gene encoding putative polygalacturonase yields the protein MERSLICFILGLLCINAASAKCSGITKRKGTVDYQAISCRKHTASLADFGGKGDGKTSNTAVFKAAIANLSKVASNGGAQLVVPPGKWLTGSFSLISHFTLYLHKEAVLLASQEESEYPLIDPLPSYGRGRDAAGKRFQSLIFGTNLTDVVVTGGNGTIDGQGAIWWKKFKSMELNNTRPYLIEILYSNKVQISDLTLINSPSWNVHPTYCRDVIIERLTILAPVDSPNTDGINPDSCTNTRIRESYVVSGDDCIAVKSGWDQYGIKFGMPTQHLSIRKFTCISPDSAVIALGSEMSGGIQDVRAEDIYAINSQSGVRIKTAPGRGAYVKDIYVRNMNMKTMKYVFWMTGSYGSHPDEGYDPKAIPVIKNINYINMVGKNVTIAGNLAGIEGHPFTDICISNVTIEMAKKKNSTSFDEKPKKLPWNCTDISGTSNRVSPKPCDLLEDKKVECSFPADTLDIDNVELETCHVSV